The following DNA comes from Hordeum vulgare subsp. vulgare chromosome 3H, MorexV3_pseudomolecules_assembly, whole genome shotgun sequence.
taactcaaatacgcataaaacaacgtcgaaccttaagtgtgcagaccctgcgggttcgagaactatgtagacatgacccgagagactcctcggtcaatatccaatagcgggacctggatgcccatattggatcctacatattctacgaagatctcatcgtttgaacctcagtgccaaggattcgtataatcccgtatgtcattccctttgtccttcggtatgttacttgcccgagattcgatcgtcagtatccgcatacctatttcaatctcgtttaccggcaagtctctttactcgttccgtaatacaagatcccgcaacttacactaagttacattgcttgcaaggcttgtgtgtgatgttgtattaccgagtgggccccgagatacctctccgtcatacggagtgacaaatcccagtcttgatccatactaactcaactaacaccttcggagatacctgtagagcatctttatagtcacccagttacgttgcgacgtttgatacacacaaagcattcctccggtgtcagtgagttatatgatctcatggtcataggaataaatacttgacacgcagaaaacagtagcaacaaaatgacacgatcaacatgctacgtctattagtttgggtctagtccatcacgtgattctcccaatgacgtgatccagttatcaagcaacaacaccttgttcataatcagaagacactgactatcatcgatcaactggctagccaactagaggcatgctagggacggtgttttgtctatgtatccacacatgtaaatgagtcttcattcaatacaattatagcatggataataaactattatcttgatacaggaattataataataactatacatttattattgcctctagggcataattccaacagtctcccacttgcactagagtcaataatctagccctcacatcaccatgtgaattacattgtaataaatctaacacccatacagttctggtgtcgatcatgttttggccgtggaagaggtttagtcagcgggtctgctacattcagatccgtgtgcactttgcatatatttacgtcctcctcctcgacgtagtcgcggatgaggttgaagcgtcgtttgatgtgtctggtcttcttgtgaaaccttggatcctttgctaaggcaatggcaccagtgttgtcacagaacaaggttattggatccagtgcacttggcaccactccaagatccgtcatgaactgcttcatccagacaccctccttagccgcctccgaggcagccatgtactctgcttcacatgtagaatctgctacgacgctttgcttggaactgcaccagcttactgcacccccattaagaataaatacgtatccggtttgcgacttagagtcgtccggatctgtgtcaaagcttgcatcgacgtaaccttttacggcgagctcttcgtcacctccatacacgagaaacatctccttagtccttttcaggtacttcaggatattcttgaccgttgtccggtgatccactcctggattactctggaacctacctgccatacttatggccaggctaacatccggtctagtgcacagcatcgcatacatgatagaacctatggctgaagcataggggacggagcgcatatgctctctatcttcatcagttgctgggcactgagtcttactcaatctcgtaccttgtaaaactggcaagaaccctttcttggactgttccattttgaaccttttcaaaactttatcaaggtatgtgctttgtgaaagtcctatcaggcgttttgatctatccctatagatcttaatgcctagaatgtaagcagcttctcctaggtccttcatagagaaacttttattcaagtaaccttttatgctctccaaaagctctacgttgtttccaatcagtaatatgtcatccacatataatattagaaacgccacagaactcccactcactttcttgtaaatacaagattctccaaccacttgtataaacccaaatgctttgatcacctcatcaaagcgtttgttccaactacgagatgcttgcaccagtccataaatggatcgctggagcttgcacactttgtcagcattttcaggatcgacaaaaccttcgggttgcatcatatacaactcttccttaaggaaaccgttaaggaacgccgttttgacatccatctgccagatttcataatcgaaaaatgcagctattgctaacatgattctgacggacttaagcattgccacgggagagaaagtctcatcgtagtcaattcctggaacttgtgaaaaaccctttgccacaagtcgagctttataaacggtcacattaccgtcagcgtccgtcttcttcttaaagatccatttgttctgaatagccttgcggccctcaggcagtatctccaaagtccacactttgttctcatacatggatcctatctcggatttcatggcttctagccatttgttggaatttgggcccaccattgcttcttcataattcgcaggttcattgttgtctaacaacatgattgataagacgggattaccgtaccactctggagcagcacgtgatctcgtcgacctgcgtggttcaacagaaacttgaactggagtttcatgatcatcatcattaacttcctcctcaaccggcgtcgcaatgacagaggtttccccttgccctgcgccaccatccagagggatgagaggttggacaacctcgtcaagttctatcttcctcccactcaattctctcgagagaaactccttctcgagaaaagttccgttcttagcaacaaacactttgccctcggatttgagatagaaggtgtacccaactgtctcttttgggtaacctatgaagacgcatttttccgctttgggttccagcttttcaggctgaagctttttgacataagcatcacatccccaaactttaagaaacgacaactttggccttttgccataccacagttcgtatggtgtcgtctcaacggattttgatggtgccctatttaaagtgaatgcagctgtttctaatgcataaccccaaaatgataatggcaaatcagtaagagacatcatagatcgcaccatctctaacaaagtacgattacgatgttcggacacaccattacactgtggtgttccaggcggtgttaactgcgaaacaattccacattgtcttaagtgagcaccaaactcgaaaatcagatattcacccccacgatcagaccgtaggaacttgatcttcttgttatgatgattttccacttcactctgaaattgcttgaacttttcaaatgtttcagacttgtgcttcatcaagtagacataaccatatctacttaaatcgtcagtgaaggtgaggaaataacgatatccgccgcgtgcctctacgctcattggaccacacacatcggtatgtatgatttccaacaagtcacttgcacgctccattgttccggagaacggagtcttagtcatcttgcccatgaggcatggttcgcacgtgtcaagtgaatcaaagtcaagtgactccaaaagtccatcagcatggagtttcttcatgcgctttacaccaatatgacccaagcggcagtgccacaaaaatatggcgctatcattgtttactctaactcttttggtctcaatgttatgtatatgcgtatcgctatcaagattcaatatgaacaatcctctcacattcggtgcatgaccataaaagatgttactcatagaaatagaacaaccattattctcagacttaaaagagtaaccgtctcgcaataaacaagatccagatataatgttcatgctcaacgcaggcactaaataacaatgatttaagttcatcactaatcccgatggtagcagaagtgacactgtgccgacggcgattgcatcaaccttggaaccatttcctacgcgcatcgtcacttcgtctttcgccagccttcgtctattccgcagttcctgtttcgagttgcaaatgtgagcaacagaaccggtatcgaatacccaggcactactacgagagccggttaagtacacatcaataacatgtatatcacatatacctgatttttctttgcccgccttcttatctgccagatacttggggcaattgcgcttccagtgacccatacccttgcaatagaagcactctgtttcaggcttaggtccagccttgggtttcttcggcggattggcaacaggcttgccgctcttctttgaattgcccttcttgcctttgtcgtttctcttgaaactagtggtcttgctgaccatcaacacttgatgctctttacggagttcagactctgcgactttcagcatcgcaaacaactcgccgggagacttgttcatcccttgcatgttgtagttcaacacaaagcctttatagcttggcggcagtgattgaaggattctgtcagtgatagcttcttgcgggagttcaatccccagctcagctagacggtttgagtacccagacattttgagcacgtgttcactgacagacgagttttcctccatcttgcaagcatagaatttatcggaggtctcatacctctcgatccgggcgttcttctgaaagataaacttcaactcctggaacatctcaaatgctccatgacgctcaaagcgactttgaagtcccggttctaagccatacaagactgcacattgaactattgagtagtcctccttacgcgctaaccaagcgttcttaacatcctgatcagccgcagcgggtggttcatctcctagcgcagcattaaggacataatccttcttcccagcttgtaagattagcttaagattacgagcccagtctacaaagttgcttccatcatctttcaacttagctttctctaggaacgtattaaaattcaggatgacacttgcgtgagccatgatctacaacacaaatatattcaaagtggacttagactatgttcaagataattagagttcaacttaatcaaattatatgctaaactcccactcaaaaagtacatctctctagtcatttgagtggttcatgatccacttacactatcccaagtccgatcatcacgtgagttgagtatagtttcagtggtaagcatccctatgctaatcatatcaactatatgattcatgatcgacctttcggtctcatgtgttccgaagccatgtctgcacatgctaggctcgtcaagcttaacccgagtattccgcgtgcgcaactgttttgcacccgttgtatgtgaacgttgagtctatcacacccgatcatcacgtggtgtctcgaaacgacgaactgtagcaacggtgcacagtcggggagaacacaatttcgtcttgaaattttagtgagagatcacctcataatgctaccgtcgttctaagcaaaataaggtgcataaaaggattaacatcacatgcaattcataagtgacatgatatggccatcatcacgtgcttcttgatctccatcaccaaagcaccggcacgatcttcttgtcaccggcgccacaccatgatcatccatcaacgtgttgccatcggggttgtcgtgctacttatgctattactactaaagctacatcctagcaaaatagtaaacgcatctgcaagcacaaacgttagtataaagacaaccctatggctcctgccggttgccgtaccatcgacgtgcaagtcgatatttctattacaacatgatcatctcatacatccaatatatcacatcacatcattggccatatcacatcacaatcataccctgcaaaaacaagttagacgtcctctaattttgttgttgcatgttttacgtggtgaccaagggtatctagtaggatcgcatcttacttacgcaaacaccacaacggagatatatgagttgctatttaacctcatccaaggacctcctcggtcaaatccgattcaactaaagttggagaaaccgtcacttgccagtcatctttgagcaaagggggttactcgtaacgatgaaaccagtctctcgtaagcgtacgagtaatgtcggtccaagccgcttcaatccaacaataccgcggaatcaagaaaagactaaggagggcagaaaaacgcatatcaccgcccacaaaacttttgtgttctactcgagaagacatctacgcatgaacctagctcatgatgccactgttggggaacgtcgcatgggaaacaaaaattttcctacgcgcacgaagacctatcatggtgatgtccatctacgagagggaatgagtgatctacgtacccttgtagatcgtacagcagaagcgttagagaacgcggttgatgtagtggaacatcctcacgtccctcgatccgccccgcgaacaatcccgcgatcagtcccacgatctagtaccgaacggacggcacctccgcgttcagcacacgtacagctcgacgatgatctcggccttcttgatccagcaagagagacggagaggtagaggagttctccggcagcgtgatggcgctccggaggttggtgatgatcttgtctcagcagggctccgcccgagctccgcagaaacgcgatctagaggaaaaactatggaggtatgtggtcgggcagccgtgagaaagtcgtctcaaatctgccctaattgctccatatatataggaggagggagggggacctagccttggggtccaagggaccctcaaggggtcggccgagccaagggggggaggactcccccccccaaaccgagttggacttggtttggtgggaggagtccccccacttcctccctcttttttttcttttcctttgattctttattcttggcgcataggccccttggggctgtcccaccagcccactaagggctggtgtgtctccccaaagcctatgggcttccccggggtgggttgccccccccggtgaactcccggaacctattcgtcattcccggtacattcccggtaactccgaaaaccttcgggtaatcaaatgagatcatcctatatatcaatcttcgtttccggaccattccagaaaccctcgtgacgtccgcgatctcatccgggactccgaacaacattcggtaaccaaccatataactcaaatacgcataaaacaacgtcgaaccttaagtgtgcagaccctgcgggttcgagaactatgtagacatgacccgagagactcctcggtcaatatccaatagcgggacctggatgcccatattggatcctacatattctacgaagatctcatcgtttgaacctcagtgccaaggattcgtataatcccgtatgtcattccctttgtccttcggtatgttacttgcccgagattcgatcgtcagtatccgcatacctatttcaatctcgtttaccggcaagtctctttactcgttccgtaatacaagatcccgcaacttacactaagttacattgcttgcaaggcttgtgtgtgatgttgtattaccgagtgggccccgagatacctctccgtcatacggagtgacaaatcccagtcttgatccatactaactcaactaacaccttcggagatacctgtagagcatctttatagtcacccagttacgttgcgacgtttgatacacataaagcattcctccggtgtcagtgagttatatgatctcatggtcataggaataaatacttgacacgcagaaaacagtagcaacaaaatgacacgatcaacatgctacatctattagtttgggtctagtccatcacgtgattctcccaatgacgtgatccagttatcaagcaacaacaccttgttcataatcagaagacactgactatcatcgatcaactggctagccaactagaggcatgctagggacggtgttttgtctatgtatccacacatgtaaatgagtcttcattcaatacaattatagcatggataataaactattatcttgatacaggaattataataataactatacatttattattgcctctaaggcataattccaacaatgagtGTTGTTGCTTTCCAACTGCTGATAttccttcgtgcgcgtaggaatttttttgtttcccatgcgacgttccccaacaatgagtgCACGGATTCTCAAAGCTGTGTACTTTCCAACTGCTAATATTCTTACTGCTCCGGTGGGATCGAGGCCATCCCAGATCTGGCGCTCCTTGTGCGAGGGGAGGGATATACTCCTGACGGGCCTGATTAAGTGAATCGGGAATGGTGCTAACACCAATATCTGGAACGACAACTAGCTCCCACGTGACAACTGCATGAGGCCCTTTGGAGTGGTATCCCCACATCCAATGGAAAGAGTATTGGATCTTATATCACATGACCGTCGCTGGGATGAACGAGCTCTGGCAGAACAGTTGCTTCCGATGGATGCCGACATCGTCAGGCGAATCCCTCTCAGCGACACTCCCCAGGAAGATTTCTATGCATGGCAGTATGAACGATCAGGTGTTTTCTCTGTACGATCGTGCTATAGGATGGTTATGGCAACAAAAGCTAGGAGAGAAGGGTGGCTCAATGGGGACACAGAATCATCGTATATGACTCAGGAGGAAAATAACTGGAAGAGGTTGTGGGGTGTTCAGGTTCCATCCAAGCTGCGTATGTTCGCGTGGAGATTGGCTCGGGCATCTTTGCCAACGGGTCAGGAGAGGGGAAGGCGCCATATGACGACCGAGGTATCTTGCCCTATATGTCATGCCGCTGTCGATACGTGGAGACATGCCCTACTCGATTGTAATATGGCGAAGAGCGTCTGGTCTCTGCGGGACGATGAGGATGACTACCTACTGCCAGTGTATGGGGATGAGACGGATGATCCTAAGCTTTGGCTGCATGGTCTCTGTAATGCTCTTAGCGGTGACCGTTTTGTTACTGTCCTAACTACGCTCTGGGCGATATGGTGGGCTAGACGCCGGGCAAACTATGAGCAGGAATTCCAAAGCCCTCTGTCCACACATCAGTTCATTCAGCGTTACCTATCCGAGGTCCGTGGACTGCCAGCAAAGAATCACCAGCATGGGAGGCCGGCGAGAACACCCAGGCCGAGATGGATACCACCGGCGACAGGGGAGACGAAAATAAACATGGACGGCACTGTTGCGAAGTCATCAAATACTGGGGCTGTTGGAGTCATTTGTCGTAATGATCAGGGAGGTTTTTTTGGTGCTTCCGCGGTGGTCACTCCTGGCATGATCGATCCGGAGGTGCTTGAGGCACACGCATGCAGAGAAGCCATGGCATTGGCAGAAGATATGATGGTTCCCAGAGTACGGATTGCATCTGACTGTGTGAGAGTCGTTGAGGAGCCGAAGGAACAAGTACACCGAGGCGCGCATTGCATGATCCTGAATGACATCCAGGGAAGGATgtctagttttagtagttgtgttCTTATTCATGAGTACCGTAATAGTAATAATGAGGCACATAACCTTGCACGGATGGCCACTACCCTAGATCCGGGCCGTCATGTGTGGTTCGATCAACCTCCTGACAACCTGTGTATCCCTCAAAACATTATGATATGAATAAAGTGGTTGtctttcaaaaaaaagaaatgatGCACCTGCCCCCATGCAACCACTATGAAATTACCCTCTAAGCTAGCAAGCTTATACTCTCAGTGTGAGGTACATGATAAATGATAAACATataaaaaaactcaaaaaaacCTCATGTACTTAATGAAATTGGGGACCAGCTCTTTAACTCAAAATAAACAAATGAAACGGTTCTCACCTTCAGAAAGGTGCCATCTAATGCTTGACATTTGAGTATCATGCTCTGGAAATGACTCCTTTGGCTTATCATCAATAACTGAAATGAAGAGTAGAATTTTAATGCAGCGGAATTTAAGCTATATAAACGAATATGTGCAATAGCTTAAGCAAGAAAAGGTAATATTTTAAAGGAATTGAGATCATACCAACTACTGTAATGCTTGCTCCATACTTCTTTGCTAGAGAAGTGGTTGTGGCTACAGCCTGGCACATCATCAGCCATTATGGGTAAGCCACTTTAAAAAGAACAACTATTGCACTCCATGAAGGAAAAAAAGGATCAGCCAAGAGTCattccttcaaagaaaactaTGGTGTAACTAATGGGCATAATAAAACTGGCCTGAAAATTGGCCACAATGTTTAGAGTCCCCTAAACTATCAATGCAGTATACATATACATGATTCTTTAGCAACGAAACGCAAACAATCAAATATCAGAAAAAGGAAACAGACATGTCTTGTGCCTTCTGAAAGGTAAGGGTTGCGGTCGGTGATTGGAAGTAGAACATGCTTAACTTGGGAGAGAGCATCAATCGCTAAAGCACTTGGAGATTCATTCACTTCAGCCCTTACTGGTTACAAACAAAGTTGCAAACAGACATCAAACGGTAGGCAAacatatataaataaataaaggttGTTCATTAAATTTTCTTTACAGGTGTTGTTAATTTCCATTTTGATTACAGTTTTCCCTGGTAAGTAGAAAGCCAAAACATGGTCAGGATTCACTGCAATCCACTAACTTGGGTGCAGCAAACGAAGGCTACTACATTGTCAAGATTCAGGATCCAGCAGAAGCATAAGTAGGCTTGGTCCGACACAAACATTCTAACATCGTAGTAAAATCATTACTGGCAACCCGACTTCAAATCAGATTGAAGGAAATAGTTTTTTAAGGGCGAAAGAACTAATCTTGAGCACACGGAGTGACAGCACGAAGCCACGGCCTAGCAATTAGCATAGTAAATCTCAGGCCGACTCCAGTGAGAGCGGTTTAACACAAGCTGGTTGAAGCGTAGACAGATACCTCCGTGCCGGGCTCCCCGACGCCGTAGCCAGATGCCGCCCTTCCTGTTGACCGGCGGGAAGGCGAGCTCCGGGGTGTGGCTCGCGCGGAGGCCGGAGGCCATCGCGGGTGGGAGCGAGCTGGCGAAGGCCATGGGGGTCGCGGATCCGGGAGGGAGGCACCGGATCTGGCCGGGGCGGCGCGAAGTAGAAGGTGATGGGCCGGACGGGCGCCCACTCGGGCTCGGACATGCGGGCCATGACGCCGTCGATGGCCTCCTCCAGCCGCCGCTTGAGCGCGCCCGCGCCCTCCC
Coding sequences within:
- the LOC123440756 gene encoding uncharacterized protein LOC123440756 codes for the protein MAFASSLPPAMASGLRASHTPELAFPPVNRKGGIWLRRRGARHGVRAEVNESPSALAIDALSQVKHVLLPITDRNPYLSEGTRHAVATTTSLAKKYGASITVVVIDDKPKESFPEHDTQMSSIRWHLSEGENRFICLF